From one Sphaeramia orbicularis chromosome 9, fSphaOr1.1, whole genome shotgun sequence genomic stretch:
- the mboat4 gene encoding membrane-bound ghrelin O-acyltransferase mboat4, translating into MGLMSLLWDQHQLLMHQFFSLPFAFFFYFLSKWGYLSLRYRYLYVSVVGCVLAVVTMGAYSLLLFTSAFIFILLVNSVDRSCIHTWVFGIQMLWQTFWHLLIQYKEYYLCEHVSIRLFLAVSALMLLTQRITSVSMDLQERKVMLPLDTLFQRQTCVILLPLMSYIFSFTTLLGGPLCSYGQFISFMEGIHVNPPPNPLAVVSLKLSQMLLLEGVRYCLVYMLKHSVYDPSSSGLFCGVLWVWGLAVVLRIQYYSHWKISECLNNAAGLGYWETLPGNSPKWRGLSDGDFWTIEASSHVSEFARRWNATTASWLRRLVYVRSNHIPLFMTFGFSLWWHGLHVGHFAGFFTWAATVKADIQIHRYCYPKLSSTLSQLLYICLSWINTQMIITCVAIAVELRNMSALKFLAATHIGLFPLCNIALYTVMKLSGVLG; encoded by the exons ATGGGTTTGATGAGCCTCCTGTGGGATCAACATCAGCTTTTGATGcatcaatttttttctcttccattcgcctttttcttttattttctttctaaatGGGGTTATCTGTCCTTAAGGTACAG GTACCTGTATGTGTCAGTAGTTGGATGTGTCCTGGCAGTTGTCACAATGGGTGCCTATAGCTTGCTCCTCTTCACCTCAGCCTTCATCTTCATTCTGCTTGTGAACTCTGTGGATCGCAGCTGTATCCACACATGGGTGTTTGGAATCCAGATGTTGTGGCAAACCTTTTGGCACCTGCTTATACAGTACAAGGAATACTATCTGTGTGAGCATGTCAGCATCAG GTTGTTTCTGGCAGTGTCTGCATTGATGTTGCTTACTCAGAGGATAACCTCAGTGTCCATGGATCTCCAAGAGAGAAAAGTTATGCTTCCTTTAGACACTTTGTTCCAGAGACAAACATGTGTCATCCTTCTCCCTCTCATGAGCTACATCTTCAGTTTCACCACTTTGCTTGGTGGTCCTTTGTGTTCCTATGGCCAATTTATTTCTTTCATGGAGGGAATTCATGTCAACCCTCCACCAAATCCACTGGCTGTGGTTTCCCTGAAGCTATCACAGATGCTCTTACTGGAGGGTGTAAGGTATTGTTTAGTGTATATGCTGAAACATAGCGTCTATGATCCCTCTAGTTCTGGTCTTTTCTGTGGTGTCCTATGGGTCTGGGGTCTGGCAGTAGTTTTGAGAATCCAGTACTACTCTCACTGGAAGATCAGTGAATGCCTTAATAATGCAGCTGGTCTCGGATATTGGGAGACTTTACCTGGGAACTCCCCAAAATGGAGGGGACTATCAGATGGAGACTTCTGGACCATTGAGGCATCGAGTCATGTGTCAGAGTTCGCCCGTCGATGGAACGCCACAACAGCATCCTGGCTGCGCAGACTTGTTTATGTACGGAGCAACCACATCCCACTGTTCATGACATTTGGCTTTTCATTGTGGTGGCACGGTTTGCACGTAGGTCATTTTGCCGGGTTTTTCACCTGGGCAGCAACAGTGAAAGCAGACATTCAGATACACAGGTACTGCTACCCAAAGCTTTCATCAACTCTGAGCCAACTGTTATATATATGTTTAAGCTGGATAAACACTCAAATGATTATTACTTGTGTTGCTATAGCAGTGGAGTTACGAAACATGTCTGCTTTAAAATTTTTAGCTGCAACACACATAGGGCTTTTCCCACTTTGTAATATAGCACTCTATACTGTAATGAAACTGAGTGGGGTACTAGGGTAG
- the coq2 gene encoding 4-hydroxybenzoate polyprenyltransferase, mitochondrial: MLLAKLTSLGTLNALKKIHPGTCYPGLHSLSNCFSERERRGTRDDLQSYSNVLRRGFYSQRVQRPSDRLKERQRCGKRPFSLSAASIVNSAPAPVQPYLRLMRLDKPIGTWLLYLPCTWSISLAADPGCLPHLGMLTLFGTGALLMRGAGCTINDMWDKDFDKKVSRTATRPIASGEISRMQALVFLGGQLTLALGVLLCLNYYSIALGAASLGLVVTYPLMKRITYWPQFVLGLTFNWGALLGWSAVKGSCDWSVCLPLYFAGVMWTLIYDTIYAHQDKEDDIKVGVKSTALRFQEDTKPWLSGFTVAMMSGLILAGVNSGQTAPYYSVLSVVALHLAHQIYTLDINKPEDCWKKFVSNRNLGLLLFLGIVTGNLWK, from the exons ATGCTACTTGCCAAACTGACCAGCCTGGGAACTTTAAATGCCCTGAAGAAGATTCACCCTGGGACCTGCTACCCCGGGCTTCACTCTTTGTCAAACTGTTTCAGTGAAAGGGAAAGAAGAGGGACCAGAGATGACCTCCAGTCATATTCCAATGTGCTCAGAAGAGGGTTTTACAGCCAAAGGGTGCAGCGTCCATCAGATAGACTAAAGGAAAGACAGCGCTGTGGAAAAAGACCGTTTAGTTTATCAGCTGCTTCAATAGTGAATTCAGCACCAGCACCTGTCCAGCCTTACCTCCGATTAATGAGGCTGGATAAACCTATTG GGACATGGCTGCTGTACCTCCCTTGCACATGGAGTATTTCTCTGGCTGCTGACCCTGGATGTCTCCCACATCTTGGCATGCTCACATTGTTTGGGACAGGTGCACTGCTGATGAGAGGTGCAGGCTGTACTATCAATGACATGTGGGATAAAGACTTTGACAAGAAG GTGTCCCGGACGGCCACTCGACCCATTGCCTCAGGGGAGATTTCTCGGATGCAGGCTCTTGTCTTTCTGGGAGGGCAGCTCACTCTTGCACTTGGGGTTCTTTTGTGCCTCAACTATTACAG CATCGCTCTGGGTGCTGCTTCATTAGGTCTTGTCGTCACCTATCCACTAATGAAGAGGATCACATATTGGCCACAGTTTGTTTTGG GACTCACTTTTAACTGGGGAGCGCTGCTCGGCTGGTCCGCTGTGAAGGGCTCCTGTGATTGGTCTGTGTGTCTCCCACTCTACTTCGCAGGAGTGATGTGGACACTGATATATGACACTATATATGCACATCAG GACAAGGAGGATGACATTAAAGTAGGAGTCAAATCTACAGCTCTGAGGTTCCAGGAAGACACCAAACCTTGGCTCAGTGGCTTCACAGTGGCCATGATGTCAGGACTGATTTTAGCAGGAGTCAATTCTGGACAGACTGCACCATACTACAGTGTGCTGTCTGTTGTGGCCCTTCATCTAGCACATCAG ATTTATACATTGGACATCAACAAACCAGAGGACTGCTGGAAGAAATTTGTCTCAAACCGAAATCTTggactgttgttatttttaggTATTGTTACTGGTAATTTATGGAAGTGA